A stretch of the Lactuca sativa cultivar Salinas chromosome 9, Lsat_Salinas_v11, whole genome shotgun sequence genome encodes the following:
- the LOC111878224 gene encoding NAC domain-containing protein 35: MAIGARTMNQEEEIRNKKQQEDDDDDHENDMVMPGFRFHPTEEELVEFYLRRKVEGKRFNVELITFLDLYRYDPWELPALAAIGEKEWFFYVPRDKKYRNGDRPNRVTTSGYWKATGADRMIRTDNSRSIGLKKTLVFYSGKAPKGIRSSWIMNEYRLPHHETERLQKAEISLCRVYKRSGVEDHPSLPRSLQTRSTSRTSNYHINQQSQNSPSFNCFEGQSSHHTDEKPSDTTSCTPTAIVGTSLGLSNPLNSSYNNVIATPSSTIFPNSVDDLPRIISSQRVLDTCPPSQLLNIHNYHLGDSSNYSPHLFDNMLPQPQQQQQLQPQLSSQALLALNNNLAGAGAGAVHVTFPERIWEWNSMLSEGSKDLTAPFK; the protein is encoded by the exons ATGGCAATAGGAGCAAGGACGATGAACCAAGAAGAAGAGATAAGAAACAAGAAGCAGCAAGAAGACGATGATGACGATCATGAAAACGACATGGTGATGCCAGGGTTTCGGTTTCATCCAACGGAGGAAGAGCTTGTTGAGTTCTACCTTCGCCGTAAGGTAGAGGGCAAGAGATTCAATGTCGAGCTCATCACTTTTCTTGATCTTTACCGATATGATCCGTGGGAACTACCTG CTTTAGCAGCAATCGGGGAGAAAGAATGGTTTTTCTATGTGCCAAGAGATAAGAAGTATCGTAATGGGGATCGACCTAACCGTGTGACCACTTCAGGCTACTGGAAAGCTACCGGAGCTGATAGAATGATTAGAACCGATAATTCCAGATCCATCGGATTAAAGAAAACCCTTGTTTTTTACTCAGGAAAAGCTCCAAAAGGCATTCGAAGTAGTTGGATCATGAATGAATACCGATTACCCCATCATGAAACAGAAAGATTACAAAAG GCTGAGATCTCGCTGTGTAGGGTTTACAAGCGAAGTGGAGTAGAAGACCATCCATCTCTCCCTCGTTCTCTTCAAACAAGGAGTACCTCAAGAACCTCAAATTATCATATCAATCAGCAATCCCAGAATTCTCCGAGTTTCAATTGTTTTGAAGGCCAATCTTCTCACCATACTGATGAAAAACCCAGTGATACAACCAGTTGCACCCCCACCGCCATTGTTGGAACTTCTCTCGGCCTTTCAAACCCTCTCAACTCCTCATACAACAATGTCATTGCCACCCCCTCTTCAACTATCTTCCCTAACAGTGTTGATGATCTTCCTAGAATTATCAGTTCTCAACGAGTTCTTGACACTTGCCCACCCTCTCAACTTCTGAATATTCATAACTATCACCTCGGTGATTCTTCAAACTATTCTCCGCATCTCTTTGATAATATGCTTcctcaaccacaacaacaacaacaactgcagCCACAGTTGAGCTCACAAGCGCTTCTTGCACTTAATAATAACTTGGCAGGAGCTGGAGCTGGAGCTGTTCATGTGACATTTCCTGAAAGAATTTGGGAGTGGAATTCGATGTTGAGTGAAGGAAGCAAAGATTTGACGGCGCCTTTCAAGTAA